A part of Paenibacillus donghaensis genomic DNA contains:
- a CDS encoding response regulator — MNRTIRVLLADDEPVILRGLKKLISWDSLGLDIVGEACDGYELKAMIDSCNPDLVISDISMPGFSGIDIIRDIHDSGRAIKVVFISAYQEFAYARQALQYGALDYLVKPVNTGQLEQVVSRAVAVIRQESEEERNKEMLKSYERKSLSMTAQEQLEQLTDGNKAAATALALMGNTAISRYASVCVIQTDEYSDQPSRWEERERKLVEFALSNIIKETVDGIGNGYVFRKGERFAVLLQHEHVNEPLQWMEDLHQKINSYLKLQVSIGIGQPMSGMEEAAESYRSALKALKSRYFAGLNRVIPYAAEEMVPVPLSRLAFIQAGLSEALKLLDRERLGHLTGELLETVRLLSGGSRNQAVSHVYNAIIQLEQDLADFGSDAGLLNPPDKPLLEKLTDAPTFAALQQVFEAVLYNMFNQLTCRISGKEVPQLLQVRSYVEAHFAENITLESMAALVYMNPYYFSSFFKKHTGQNFKNYVTEVRMDHALKLLLQNDLMIYEIADRVGYNNARHFSDMFKKQFGKLPQEYKQSFKN; from the coding sequence ATGAACAGAACCATCCGGGTACTGCTCGCGGATGATGAACCGGTCATCCTGCGCGGGCTCAAGAAGCTCATCTCCTGGGATAGCCTGGGACTTGATATTGTGGGGGAAGCGTGCGACGGTTATGAACTGAAGGCCATGATCGACAGCTGTAATCCCGACCTTGTCATCAGCGACATCAGCATGCCGGGTTTCTCCGGTATAGATATTATCCGTGATATTCATGACTCCGGGCGAGCCATCAAGGTTGTCTTTATCAGCGCTTATCAGGAATTTGCATATGCCCGGCAGGCACTGCAGTACGGGGCACTGGATTATCTGGTCAAGCCGGTGAACACCGGTCAGCTGGAGCAGGTGGTATCCCGCGCCGTTGCGGTGATCCGCCAGGAATCAGAAGAAGAACGCAATAAGGAAATGCTCAAATCCTATGAGCGGAAGAGCCTGTCCATGACGGCCCAGGAACAGCTGGAGCAGTTGACCGACGGCAACAAGGCCGCCGCCACCGCGCTGGCCCTGATGGGCAATACAGCCATTTCCCGATATGCCAGCGTGTGTGTAATACAAACGGATGAATACAGCGACCAGCCCTCTCGCTGGGAGGAACGTGAACGCAAGCTGGTGGAATTCGCCTTGTCGAACATCATCAAGGAAACGGTGGATGGAATCGGCAATGGCTATGTTTTCCGCAAAGGAGAACGCTTCGCGGTTCTGCTCCAGCATGAGCATGTCAATGAACCCCTGCAATGGATGGAGGATCTGCACCAGAAAATTAACAGCTATCTGAAGCTGCAGGTATCGATTGGCATCGGCCAGCCCATGAGTGGAATGGAAGAGGCGGCTGAGTCCTACCGCTCCGCTTTGAAGGCGCTCAAATCCAGATATTTTGCCGGCTTAAACCGGGTTATTCCCTATGCAGCCGAAGAGATGGTGCCTGTGCCGTTGTCCAGACTTGCATTCATTCAAGCAGGTTTATCGGAAGCGCTTAAATTACTGGACAGGGAGCGGCTTGGGCATTTGACCGGAGAGCTGCTGGAAACGGTGCGTCTTCTGTCGGGAGGCAGCCGGAATCAGGCGGTCTCCCATGTGTACAATGCCATCATCCAGCTGGAGCAGGATTTGGCCGATTTCGGCTCGGATGCCGGACTGCTGAATCCACCGGACAAGCCGCTGCTGGAGAAGCTTACGGATGCTCCGACTTTCGCTGCGCTGCAGCAGGTGTTTGAAGCCGTGCTATATAACATGTTTAATCAACTAACCTGCAGAATCTCAGGCAAAGAAGTGCCGCAGCTGCTGCAGGTGAGAAGCTATGTGGAGGCGCATTTTGCCGAGAATATCACGCTGGAATCGATGGCCGCGCTGGTTTACATGAATCCCTATTATTTCAGCAGCTTCTTCAAGAAGCATACCGGGCAGAATTTCAAGAATTACGTTACAGAGGTAAGAATGGATCATGCGCTCAAGCTGCTGCTGCAGAATGATCTGATGATCTACGAAATTGCCGACCGGGTAGGTTACAACAACGCACGGCATTTCAGCGATATGTTCAAGAAGCAGTTCGGCAAGCTGCCGCAGGAATACAAACAGTCCTTTAAGAATTAA
- the ybaK gene encoding Cys-tRNA(Pro) deacylase: MQVTKTNALRILDAQGITYAVHSYDNEEGMIHGTAVADKIGLPPETVFKTLVAHSGNRLYVFVIPVGEELDLKKAARAAGEKKIEMLPVKDLQKWTGYIRGGCSPVGMKKLYPTYINSSAEVLEKIAVSAGRIGLQMELSPQLLAGVVAAEFTDLIQL, translated from the coding sequence ATGCAGGTGACCAAAACCAATGCACTGCGTATTCTGGATGCGCAAGGTATAACATATGCGGTTCACAGCTATGACAACGAGGAGGGAATGATTCATGGCACGGCTGTAGCGGACAAAATCGGATTGCCGCCGGAGACGGTATTCAAAACGCTGGTTGCACATAGCGGCAACCGGCTGTATGTCTTCGTCATTCCCGTCGGCGAGGAGCTGGACCTCAAAAAGGCCGCGCGGGCGGCCGGTGAGAAAAAGATCGAAATGCTGCCGGTCAAGGATCTGCAGAAATGGACCGGTTATATCCGTGGAGGCTGCTCCCCGGTAGGGATGAAGAAGCTGTATCCGACCTACATAAACAGCAGTGCTGAGGTGCTGGAGAAGATTGCGGTCAGTGCAGGCCGAATTGGCCTGCAAATGGAGTTGTCCCCGCAGCTGCTGGCCGGTGTGGTGGCCGCTGAATTTACCGATCTGATCCAATTGTAG
- a CDS encoding YolD-like family protein has product MAKAKVAKRPTRDEFVLEELGNQLVEAKQEGSEILLTVWGKEDEVRGLIVEMDSRTGRVHVARNEEITKVPFMDIMQVNYPRD; this is encoded by the coding sequence GTGGCAAAAGCAAAGGTGGCCAAACGGCCGACAAGAGATGAATTTGTCCTTGAGGAGCTGGGCAACCAGCTGGTGGAGGCCAAGCAGGAAGGCTCGGAAATTCTGCTGACCGTGTGGGGCAAAGAAGATGAGGTGCGTGGCCTGATTGTCGAGATGGATTCGCGGACCGGCAGAGTGCATGTAGCCCGTAATGAAGAGATTACCAAGGTTCCTTTTATGGATATTATGCAAGTCAATTATCCCAGAGATTAA
- a CDS encoding ABC transporter substrate-binding protein: protein MPNLARAKLPVLLLAAAVTLSSCGGKNDSGGTENRAGSQAESSDTAAGAQEVSFTIAYAAGDPATKQAIGVTIQAYMEAHPNVHIQDISENSSAAYLDWLKIKDAVGEFPDLMEMRDTEAFADADKIAPLPEDLVEMFDQPPQVDGKVWNAPLFWNAPQGIIYSKKAYADAGIMALPRTYDEFLEIQKKLKASGITPLIVGGKDIFHMGFWVNKFLIDELYAADPDWNAKRTAQEVSFSDEPAVQAMTDFKYLFDNYVDPGWLSTGDNQTASFLVTGKGAQLFSGSWMFSQISEADPGFAFGFYAIPDREGKVNVVGLPSPAGWSLSAEAARDTVKTQAIKDFITFFFSPEPYAAFLSSIHGIPSTKQKFTSEGGEQMQVVLDLMADPDVAKSLMINNWWGIIGYRSSSATGITSCCRKWL, encoded by the coding sequence ATGCCCAATTTAGCAAGGGCGAAGCTGCCGGTACTGCTGCTTGCAGCCGCTGTCACCCTGTCAAGCTGCGGAGGCAAAAATGATTCGGGCGGTACAGAGAATCGTGCGGGCTCTCAGGCTGAGAGTTCGGACACCGCGGCCGGAGCGCAGGAAGTGAGCTTCACCATAGCCTACGCGGCGGGTGATCCGGCTACCAAGCAGGCTATTGGGGTCACGATCCAGGCCTACATGGAAGCCCATCCGAATGTGCACATCCAGGATATCAGCGAGAATAGTTCTGCAGCGTATCTGGATTGGCTGAAGATTAAGGATGCGGTAGGGGAGTTCCCCGATCTGATGGAGATGCGTGATACGGAGGCTTTTGCGGATGCGGACAAAATCGCCCCGCTCCCGGAGGATTTGGTGGAGATGTTCGATCAGCCGCCGCAGGTGGACGGGAAGGTATGGAACGCGCCGTTGTTCTGGAATGCGCCTCAGGGAATTATATACAGCAAAAAAGCATATGCGGATGCCGGAATCATGGCGCTGCCCAGAACCTATGACGAGTTTCTAGAGATCCAGAAGAAGCTGAAGGCCAGCGGAATTACTCCGCTTATTGTGGGCGGCAAGGATATATTTCATATGGGGTTCTGGGTTAACAAATTTCTGATTGATGAACTGTATGCTGCAGATCCGGACTGGAATGCCAAGCGCACTGCGCAGGAAGTCAGCTTCAGCGATGAGCCTGCGGTTCAGGCGATGACGGATTTCAAATACCTGTTCGATAATTATGTTGATCCCGGCTGGTTAAGCACAGGTGACAACCAGACAGCATCGTTCCTTGTAACCGGCAAGGGAGCGCAGCTGTTCTCCGGTTCCTGGATGTTCTCTCAGATCTCAGAAGCCGATCCCGGCTTTGCATTCGGATTCTATGCGATTCCGGATCGCGAAGGGAAGGTGAATGTGGTGGGCCTCCCGTCCCCAGCCGGCTGGTCCTTGTCTGCCGAGGCCGCCCGGGATACCGTCAAGACACAGGCGATTAAAGATTTCATTACCTTCTTTTTCTCGCCGGAGCCCTATGCCGCATTCCTGTCCAGTATCCATGGCATTCCTTCAACCAAGCAGAAGTTCACTTCTGAGGGCGGGGAGCAAATGCAGGTGGTGCTGGACCTGATGGCTGATCCTGATGTTGCCAAATCACTGATGATCAACAATTGGTGGGGGATAATCGGATACCGCAGCAGTTCCGCAACTGGTATTACAAGCTGCTGCAGGAAATGGTTGTGA
- a CDS encoding YdcF family protein: MIYLIKFIYSFVLPPGIFVVLLLGMVVWLWKHNRRPAQVLLAVTLLLYLSMTPLVSDTLISSLERQYTQPAAVEGDVIVVLGGGATSGTPDLDGEGNLGGSAANRLLTAARLYRQTGLPILFSGGQVYADSGNEADIARRQLIGLGIPEEDVLAENRSLNTAQNASNTAGLMAEHGFARPILVTSGFHMPRSMALFKRAGLTALAYPTDYQASRPMSLYANKFTPFAGAVSTTGVALKEYLGLLAVKLKP, from the coding sequence TTGATTTATCTCATTAAATTCATTTACAGCTTTGTGCTTCCGCCTGGAATCTTTGTTGTGCTGCTGCTGGGGATGGTGGTCTGGCTGTGGAAACACAACCGCCGCCCGGCGCAAGTTCTGCTTGCTGTAACGCTGCTGCTCTATCTGTCGATGACTCCATTGGTCAGCGACACGCTGATCAGCAGTCTGGAACGGCAATATACACAGCCTGCTGCCGTAGAAGGTGACGTTATTGTTGTACTGGGCGGGGGAGCCACCTCCGGCACCCCCGATCTGGACGGAGAGGGCAATCTGGGCGGTTCTGCAGCCAATCGGCTGCTGACTGCCGCGCGGTTGTATCGGCAGACCGGCCTGCCGATTCTGTTCTCCGGCGGCCAGGTGTATGCCGACAGCGGCAATGAGGCCGATATTGCCCGGCGGCAGCTGATAGGCCTCGGCATCCCGGAGGAAGATGTTCTGGCCGAGAACCGTTCGCTCAATACGGCACAGAATGCCTCCAACACCGCTGGACTCATGGCAGAGCACGGCTTCGCCCGTCCCATACTAGTTACTTCCGGCTTCCATATGCCACGCAGCATGGCGCTGTTCAAGCGGGCCGGGCTGACGGCGCTGGCGTACCCGACCGACTATCAGGCCAGCCGCCCCATGTCGCTCTATGCCAACAAATTCACCCCGTTTGCCGGAGCGGTCTCGACTACCGGGGTAGCGCTTAAGGAATATTTGGGACTGCTGGCCGTCAAGCTGAAGCCCTAG
- a CDS encoding cache domain-containing sensor histidine kinase gives MRIRGRRTKSIFVKFSVSFLLVGLIPLLALSFFSVKTFSGYVERYTTSNLQQMVLYMSYNLNSAFNQYNEVSKLMYTGRYEGFIESYSQNQTQNVNVLEQINSIPIDSFLKTVLFSDPYISGVQFIRSSDGKIYYQERGNRSLNSETVPDEEWLAKMAEDPSKVAIFPAHMDSYFYGSGRQVFTIGRSLIDTSGRVTKEPKVVGTLFLDIDTSLFQQFFRELSLGEKDELYLLDGEGRTYFSNQPASAGLLTPKLRENDEMIVLSEKVPFLNGQVIAKVHRGSLFEQLLSARATVYLAIMICALVMIVMGAWFSRRLAAPIRELIKQMAVVESGKLDIQLTVNSNDEMGRLAHGFNRMVERLRIYIDEAYVAQIKQKQTELSALKSQIRPHYLYNTLEVIRMNAVDKEAGEVADMILALSNELKYVIDYGEERVSIASELAHLQNYFYIISVRYENRFELKLDIAPNINMEWPILKLSLQPIVENAVQHGLRQQGKGTVGITIERRDQVLAVTIYDDGIGMNRDNLARINSILDNAEAPSKNVGLKNVHERIRSSFGEEFGLSVSSREYIGTSITLTFPVINE, from the coding sequence ATGCGGATCCGGGGGCGGAGAACGAAGAGTATTTTTGTGAAATTTTCCGTATCCTTTCTGCTGGTCGGACTGATTCCGCTCCTGGCGCTCAGTTTTTTTTCCGTGAAGACTTTCTCCGGTTATGTGGAGCGTTATACGACCAGCAATTTGCAGCAGATGGTGCTCTATATGAGCTATAATCTGAATTCAGCGTTCAATCAGTACAATGAAGTGTCCAAGTTGATGTATACGGGGCGTTATGAGGGTTTCATTGAGAGCTATTCGCAGAATCAGACGCAGAATGTGAATGTGCTGGAGCAGATCAACAGTATTCCGATTGATTCCTTCCTGAAAACTGTATTGTTCAGCGATCCGTATATCTCGGGTGTGCAGTTTATCCGCAGCTCGGACGGCAAAATATATTATCAGGAGCGGGGCAACCGGTCGCTGAACAGTGAAACGGTCCCGGATGAGGAGTGGCTGGCCAAGATGGCAGAGGACCCATCAAAAGTAGCTATCTTTCCTGCGCACATGGACAGTTATTTCTATGGATCTGGACGCCAGGTGTTTACGATTGGCAGAAGCCTGATTGATACCTCCGGGCGGGTGACCAAGGAGCCCAAGGTGGTAGGGACCCTTTTTCTGGATATTGATACTTCCTTGTTTCAGCAGTTTTTCCGGGAACTGAGCCTGGGTGAAAAGGATGAGCTGTATCTGCTGGACGGGGAGGGCAGGACTTACTTCAGCAATCAACCGGCCTCCGCCGGCCTCCTCACACCGAAGCTCCGGGAGAATGATGAAATGATTGTGCTCAGCGAGAAAGTCCCTTTTCTGAACGGGCAGGTCATTGCGAAGGTTCATCGCGGTAGCTTGTTTGAACAGCTGCTGTCTGCGCGGGCTACGGTATATCTTGCGATCATGATCTGTGCTTTGGTGATGATTGTGATGGGGGCATGGTTCTCACGGCGTCTTGCCGCTCCGATCCGGGAGCTGATTAAGCAGATGGCCGTTGTGGAGTCAGGGAAGCTGGATATCCAGCTTACGGTGAACAGCAACGATGAGATGGGCAGGCTGGCCCACGGGTTCAACCGGATGGTAGAGCGTCTTCGGATCTATATTGATGAAGCTTATGTGGCCCAGATCAAGCAGAAGCAAACCGAACTGAGCGCGCTGAAGAGCCAGATCCGCCCCCACTATTTGTATAATACGCTTGAAGTGATCCGGATGAACGCCGTGGACAAGGAAGCGGGGGAAGTAGCGGATATGATTCTCGCCTTGTCCAATGAGCTGAAGTATGTCATCGATTACGGCGAAGAACGAGTAAGCATTGCCAGCGAGCTTGCGCATCTGCAGAATTATTTCTATATTATTTCCGTCCGCTATGAGAACCGGTTCGAGCTGAAGCTGGATATTGCCCCGAATATTAATATGGAATGGCCGATTCTGAAGCTGTCGCTGCAGCCGATTGTAGAGAATGCCGTCCAGCATGGTCTTCGCCAACAAGGGAAAGGTACGGTAGGCATTACAATCGAACGAAGAGATCAGGTGCTGGCGGTCACCATCTATGATGATGGCATCGGGATGAATAGGGACAATCTCGCCCGTATCAACAGTATCCTGGACAATGCCGAAGCGCCCAGCAAGAATGTGGGGCTGAAAAATGTGCACGAGCGGATCCGCTCCAGCTTCGGGGAGGAATTCGGCCTGTCCGTCAGCAGCAGAGAGTATATCGGAACCTCTATCACGCTGACCTTTCCGGTTATCAACGAATAA